The segment AAATTACATTTTTAAAGTTCACATGGAGTTAATGTTGAATCAGGAAACATAGAAAATGAAGTCATTAGACTGGAACAACAGTAGCAAAGTCCCTAGGAGGAGGGTCTAATCACCCAGTCAAACAATTCCTTGAAACTACATAAATTTGTAGAAAATGGTCAAGGCTTAAACAACACAGTTTAAGAGCAGGGCCCCATTTTTAAGAGTAATGGCAGCCCagcgagggccttcacaaagtagATTTAGCTATCGATATGGGGGCATAAGCCTATAGGCTGAAACCTCTccggctaagagccaaggactgaggggtatgcATTCCTTGGCCTTCACAAAGTAGTTTCAGCCATCCAATATAGAGGAACGAGCCTATAGGCTGAAATctcttcggctaagagccaaggatCAAGGGGTATCCATTCCCTGCCAAATTCCCCTCTTCATCACTTATGATGTtggagccttgcactcagcaagacttgatcctaaatgggctcatttggagccattcaacttcaccaacaaaccaagggcccattgacattTTGCAGCTTATTTTAAGAAGCCATCTTGATTATTTTTTGAAGTATAAATGAATGGTATTAATAATAGTTTTTGGTAGGTaaaatttggaggaagaaattggaGTTACAGTAGGATTTTTCTCAAAATGCAGTTGCTTGTTATTTCCAACCTATCGTTTTTTTCCATGGCTTATTTTCACTTCCTAACAATAGCTACTCCACTAAAATAGAGAAAGATTCCAAACACTTCAATTTgctaaaatttaaagaaaaaatgcaTTTGTATGGAGACATGGGTAGGCTTTGTTTAAGTGGCTCATTTGAATTCTCACTCACCTTTTCACTAATATGCATTTATTAGTGTAATTTAAGATGAGTCATTCAAAAGAAACAAAGCTTAGAATGTGCTATTTAAGCTAGATTGTACAAAACTCTAACTTTTCACTATTTTTTAGTCAGTTTAAACAATGAATTTTGCAATGGTTTGTAAATATGTTGAGTAGGGATAATAAAGGTATTAAAAAATTGTGGAGCTTACGAGCCACAGTGCAAAAAGGACGGTGACAAGTAGTTGAATAAAGTTCTGCTCAACTATAAATATAGTTGAAGTTTGCTGCAGTTCACAGAACGGTGTGTTAGATTTGTTTATGATGGCCAGGACATTTTATGCTGCCCTGCTAATTTTCCTTGTTTTTGCAGTGATAGCTGCAGAGTTTTCCCAGGTGAGACATAATCTGCATTGTTTGTGGCTCTCTATAAATGGTCTCTGATTAGACAATGTACTAATACTTCTTGGTTTCTGTCTTGCAGGCATTCTCTCATGATGAACGGATCTTGCTCCAAACAAGGGTATAAATGACTATTTGATTGGACTCTAGTTAGATTTATTGGGAAGGATTTCATTTGATCATGTGTTTGTTTGTTCATTGATGCAGAGGAAGCACAAGCACACTGGATTCAAGCAAGGAGGTACTGCATTAATACAAGATCTAAGCAATGAATGAAACCGCAGGATTAGAAATTAGAGTTTCTATTATTGTTTATTAGGAGTTCAGATAAATAATGATTCTTGTTTTGTTTCTAGATTTTACTGTACAATTGACGTTTCAGATCAGATTCAATGATCCATCATTAAAATGAGAGAATTGGAAGATGATACTTAATGATTGTTGTTTTGAGTGTGCAGAGTGTCCAGGAGCATGTTCATACAGGTGCTCAAAGACTCAACACCGAAAGCCATGCATGTTCTTCTGCCAGAAGTGCTGCTTCAAGTGTAGATGTGTTCCTCCAGGAACCTATGGCCACAAAGAGGTCTGCCCCTGCTACAACaattggaaaacccaagaaggaaaaccCAAGTGTCCCTAGTTAAATATGATATGTTTTTCTTCTACTGTAATAAGTAGGACTGGCAAGAACTTGGGTTCTAGCAAATGTACCTGCTCTTTCATTGTTTTCCTGTTATTGTTATTGGATCTGATGTGCAAGATCTGATCCAAATTAAACTCTATTcaaagagaaagagattgaatgaaCAACATAACTTGGCATTTACCactattgattttcattgataagGCTTTCAAGTGGATGGGTATTTAGACTCTGTATTAACGCATAGTTGTCTGTGGATGGGTATTCAgacaatgtactaatatttactCGTTTATGAATTAGTTATGTGGATTAACCATCATTCAAAGATAGATTAAAATACTGATTTGGAAGTTTACTAAAATTTATAGATTTGGTATAATAACAAATCTACATTTTATCTGTTAATGATATCAGATTACTATATCTATAGTTTTTTGCAATATTATTTTTGAGATAGCTTGTTTGGCAGTTTTTTTGCATCAAGTTTCGGAGCACACTTCATGATCTATCATCAGACTGAAAatgatctatcatcaaaataaaaagtgttagaaaagaaaaaacaaattaattaattaacaaactaAAACATACATTACATAAGATTTGACATACTAAAACATACACTTATCTATCAAGATTAGTTAGTAGATTAAAAAACTAAAACATACATTAAATGGGAAGCAAAGGATTTTTTTAATGTTTCACTGAAAAGAACATATTGGATCCTTAATGAATTATCTTGCCCCCATCTGCTTCTAGCATATCATCAAGTAGAAACAATATCGCACTTAATGATGCCCTCTGGAGTATTTAACTTCATTTGGATCATTAGGAGGAGGAATTGCTTTATTCCTGGATAGAGAAAGGTGCCTTTCAATTCTAAGTGGGGACACTATATTTATGCGCCATAGTTTGACTTCATAGGCTATCATGCATCCAACAACTAAAAGTAAGGAAATCtgagataaaagacaaaaaattGTGGGGTTAAATCAGAAAATATTTGAGACCTGATTATTTGATTGAACACTACGGTCATGTCAGGGAATGATTTGAAAGTTCAAGCTACTATGAGAGGTGTTAATTCGTTTTGCTCTAATTGGCTGATACTACTTGAGATAAAATGATTCGTTCATGCTTTCTTTCCTGTAGATTTGGTTCAAGTTTTCTGCAAATGACGAGATTCTGGTACACTCCCATGTTTACACCCAACTTATTGTCCCTGTTTTTAATTGCAGAATGAAATATCAAATACAATTTGGGAGTTTACAGTATACAATCCTTGTTTTTCCTTCAAAACTTTTTTTGTTtggaaaatataaaatattaaaatgtaAAAGTCATCTTACATTGTAATATAACAAAGTCAGTTGAAAGTTTATTTAGTTTAGAGTTACATTTTTCATGGATCACTTAGAAGTGGATTATTAGTTGTTCATTCTATCATTGGTTAACTATCCTCTTTATTAGTGTTCTATCTTTGGTTCTAACAAGAATACAAAAAGAATTCTCAAAATCTAATAAACCTAAAAAACATATATAAACTTATGATTTCAAAAATAAGGACAAGAAGTAAGAAGTTGATATGCAAGCTATTCCTTTGGTGAGGGAAGCAAGGACTTGTTTATAAACATGTGTCATCATGTAACCCCTTTGATATTTATTCTCATGCATCTCTTCTGGTTATTTTTAATCCATTATGATGATAATATTTGGGTTTATCTCGATTTAATTTGTAGAGTCATCTCAAGTATTTTTAAgactttattatatatttttttaaagttaatatTTTAGTGTTGAGATTAACATTGAGGGATCATTTTGATTTAGATGATTGGAAGTTTATTACGCTGCATCTTTTACATGATTGTAACTCAAACAAGGTTTCTTCTTATTGTTGGTATTATTTGTTATTCATATAAAAGAGACTTTTAGGCTACAAAATGACAAGTTCAAATAAGAGATACACAACATTTTTTactttatttatgtttattttaaaaCATGGCTATTGCACATTCCTTCTATAGACCTAGTGGTCTATTAAGTAGAGGTTTATGATTGCATTGAGACTATGCACTTTTTTCCTTTGTCTTGGATTCATTATGATCTTGTTAAACTTTATGCAATGACTAGCATACAAGTGACATATTTATGCATAAAATTTGATAAATTATAGTATAGTCTTGTTTGATCCTAACTTCTTATATTCCAAGAATATTTATATTTCTCATTCTTTGCCTTAGATTAAAATCACTGGTTGAAATCAACCCTTTTTCTCTtttagaattcaagatttgaaagttgggttctgttggcaaatgcacactccaatgagacattgtaggtgattgaaggttttgtcattgatggcaaccttacaatcctatgtcattggcaaggcaatccaccggcactagcaaaatcagattctacaccgacacacagacgaccgacactggcagtgaaaggaagcataccagcacaaaagccgacaagaattttgctgttaatatattttgtttattattgtaaaatcattgtaagtcgacttgacaagttgtaaaatgactcttatataagagagttcattgtagaacattaaaAAGATAGATGtaatgaatggaggaatgtaattaagcaaaataaggcagacctattatgcgaattataggttaaaggtttatgtatgaagcagagctataaatcagtactggatctggcatagtagatgctattttgaagtagtaaaagacattggatttatataatccattttgtaagttagtgagacttcccattttgtaattgagcagtgagctctaggcacttggccttcctgcatgtgtaggcccctcttgtagcagtaatattctcttattggccagtaagtgaatattgtgggttacaaaacccactgaggtttttcccacatcgggtttcctcattaaaatattgtgttatggtgtgtttttcatgtggttgtttttatctctatttattgcattactttttgtttaccagtacacagttctaatttgctctacatgttttaagacaAGAAAATCTtcatactggttagatactgattcacgcccccctctcagtatctatgggaatcctaataggtTCATTCTATTATCTTCTAATAATTATTGCTCATAAACTTGcatatgaaatattttaaattatagtCTTAGGTGTTGTATACAATGATAAATACTAATATATTTTAAATCTTCAAAGATCCATCTAAAATTATCACAAGTACAACTTGTATCGGCATTGAAGGAGTATATTTGAACATTCATTGCCATGACAACATTTGCATTAGTGAAAAGTAAGAATGTTGCACATTTGTTTGTTATCTTCAATCTTTATTTACAAGATATTGAGTTAGTCCACCCATGGACTTGGCCAAGGAAAACACCACCCTCTCTTATGAATCTCTAGAAAATGTGTTTATAAACACCACAAATTCGATACAATAATTTCATAAATGAAAGGTGAAGTAAACTAGTTTCTAGACCACAAGAGTTGTTGAATCAAACCAAGTTAGATTTTTGCTATAATTTTGTCTCACATCAAAATAGAGTTCATTTTCTTATTTATCCACATGACAAACCCAAGTCTAATATTAGAGTATCATTTTGGAGCATACGACAACAATTTTAAAGTACACATTTGTCATCAATCCAAACATAGAGTTAGGTAACCCTAATTCATCTTTGTCAATTCAAGAAGTGTGTTCATGTCATTTCAAGAAGTGTGCTCATGTTATTTCAATAATTATCTTAGCTTATTCATTCTAGCATGTTACATTTTATTAATGCTTAATTATTTATTTACCCTAGGATCTATAAAAGAAAAATGTTATATTCtcattttattcttttttattttggtGCAATAATTTGTAGAGCACCTCAAGTCTTTTGACTtatgctttattttttatatttgatttacCTTTCAaattcatgattttttattttctaagaTTTATATTAATAACCATCCCATGTGATTATCTTTTCTCATCCTTTAGGGTTTATGTATTAAGTTTATGCCAAATTCTCAATAATATCATCTATTTCTCATCATGATAAATCATAATATCAATTCTAACATAAaatctcatttatttgatcaagatATTGCTTTGGACTCAAAGGATATTGATGCATATCAAAATAATGTTGGTGTGAGTAAAGTTTTGAGCCTACTAGAGGTGTTGTACCTACCAAGGGATTTGTACATatgacttaagtttacttaggtcctacATGTCCTAGAAGTCTTAGGTGTTTAGATAATACCTTATCATATCTTATATTTATgacttttatttatattttgtagtTACCTATGTCATTTAACATTTGTCACTTTATTTCTCTCATAACATATGATTAATTTACACATGCCATATTCTTGAATAATCTTATGTTCTACCCTTATCTTTATATGCAAGGTGATCTCATTGTATATTTTACATTCAATCAAATATTGCATTGTTGAAGCAAGCTATTCTTTCCATTTCCTCTCTTGTGGAAGATATTTTGGTCTAGCGGTTGATCTTGGAGTGTTTAAGAGTCACTATTAACTACTACAGAAAATTGTAATTCTCCAATGAGTACTAATGTTAATCACTatgatgaggattatgataatgattCATATGTTGATAAGTATAAATTATTTATCACTACACAAATGAATTTTCAAGAGCTTGTATCTAATGTTGCATGTACACATTTTTTCATTTCTTCATGTAATTTGTTCCTTTGGCACACCATTTAGTTTAAATATTCTTCAATACTATATGGATAACTTCACTCATTCTAGTTCTTTGTATTGTGCATCTTCCCTTCCCTATCAATCCTTGACCTACTATTGTAACCACTCAATTATTCCATATACACCCTTTAGCATGAAAGCTAAACCTCTTATTCATATTAGTGTTCCATCTCCACCCACTTATGTTACTCTTGTTTCTTAAATCCTAGTAGTGTTTCACCCACTTCATGTTTTACAAATGTTAGTTATGTCATTAGGTTTGTTCTTGGGTAGAAGTACCAAcccatgtcacacttttataaaggagtTGGACACAAAAAAACTTGTTGAGCTCTAACCACATAAAAGTGGCATTTCTATTTTTAATAtcgaaatgatgtaaactgatgaaatgtaaAAATCTTCATGAAATTTAAAAGtttgttattttaaaaatattcagaaattttttttgaaaaaaaattatatagttaaagaaagattttttattgctaaaaatttcaaaaaagggTGTTCTAGTTGGCCccccaaaaataaatcaaaataggcttttttttttctgatttgtaTTTTTCATGTAGATATCATAAATatctaatgcatgaaaaaaaattgatgtataaatacaagttttttaaatttttttttctatctATGGCAGTGTaattttgaactagggtttcaccaagtaggataataccaccaattaaccaaattagtcaatacattgaaagaggggcgaatccaatagatctagcctcaatcaaACTAAGGGCCAAGATTTTCTATTAGATTCATTGGTTAAGGTTTTGAATCCCTATTTccaagttgaattgtgaaaatgttgaaattagggtaaaataaggAATTTCTAATGTAAATTGgcagaaacaatgagctacaaatgtTGTACGAAGCAACCGACCTAGATCTAGGAAAAATAATATGTCACAGATCTATTCTCAAAAGTTTGACCTGATTTGTCAGGACCAAGGCACATCAATTCGCCACAGTCCTCCAAATTTTTGACCTCTGAAAGTTGAACCCATTCATCTTTGTGAACTCTATCGATCCTCTTAAACACAACTCTATACATGTTTCCTACACACATAtagaaaggggaaattgttgggaataggggttttcctaagtcaaaccccagtttaggaattaatcttaaatgaaataatgcaaatactgaaataaaagtTGAATAGGTAAACCTCaaatttgcaattgttgatgatgatactttgttgttttagtgtaatcacatatgttgtatgaaatagcatTAACATGACCGGAACCCTCatcacatacacatgcttgcatggAAATTAACATGAATTTGCTCCACAATtctagatgatgaatatgaatctttgaagacctttgaaaatgcttgataatgaatgcttcatagatgcacAAGTGATAAGAATTTATTTCTTAAATTGTTTAGATTACTTGGATTACTTAGATGAAAATGAGTTGAGAAGAATGCCTTATATTGGGATTAGAATTGATTGCTTAGATTGTTTAGATTGCTTAGATGAAAATGAGTTGataaggatgccttatatagggattccATTATTGAAATGACCTCTAGGCCAACTTAGATTTGATATGTTTTTGCATGGATCTATATTTGGATAGTTTGGGACCATCTTCTTATCCTTTCAAAATTCGAGGAAAAAAGTGTGGGACCATGGTGAATCAAAGCACCTTGGTCCTATCaccttttttttgaatttctaCAGATGCAAAATAATGAGGATCTAATGTAAATTCCAAGTCAATGGCAAAAACAATAATGTGTAGATATATGAAATATTCTTTGAGAGTGTAATCAGGGTAGAATTAAGGATAAATTAGTATAAAATGATAAAggacacacctagaattaagggcccaaataagagtgtgatgatgtaaaaCAGTgcaataagacccataatattgaattaaatattaattaattacaataaaggtcctataatgcatagaggaaagggaaatactaaaataggtgctaggagagtgtgaaattagagacactaataaaggtgtacaatttacaatgctacatttagcccccactttagcggagtATGATCTTACGGTCATACTCttagtaaagtagaaagatgagagaggGGAGAAATTTAGGAGAGAGATCATAAgaagataagacatcactaattttgagaaaCCAAGCTCCCAATTGTAGGATATTAACTCACataatcacatgcaaggacacacaacaTAAAacctaaaaaccaaaaacaagacctcaagtcaactagctgaagagaccttgataatcaaatgcctcaaccactaatatcattcttgaaaattccatctcaagaacaTAAGAGATCATATAcaaagagcaagagcatgcatcaaattgtgaactacaaatagaaaatctatgagctcatgaGGAGAAGAAAGggaagacatggatacacattctagttgtgtttttctaggtgatccgtGAGAAGAAGAGTGggagaggacatggatacacattcttgTTATGTTTTTCTAGATGAGCCATGTTGGGGAGGaaagtaggaatagtctagttgtgtttttctagttccactcatcgtGATGTGTATGCAACTATCTGGTTTTGAGTGTTAAGCATCCCATATTagagttttttttctctagtttcgagcatgcaacaacctgtgtaagacatgaaataaaaatgaaaatatgtGTCTAGTATTGGGAACATCTCATGTaaaagtttgttttctctagtttcaagaatgtgtaaccccatgtaagacaaatatatacttggtttcgaggacatctcatgtaagagtctattttctttggttttgagaatgtacacctcgtataagacatatataaatattGTGTATAGTTTCAGGAATGAAGCATCTCATGTAGGATTTTGTTTTCTATGGTTTTTTGAATGAACACCATGTTTaagatatgcaaaaatatagtatatAAATATAGTCCATAGAGGGTGATGTGTAtgtcccccttaagatgtcaacatagtgcTATGTTTATTTCTTAAggaaccttcaacaccaaggagatatccttttagcaAACAATATTCATAAATTcaagctaaagaggcaatactcttacaagaaaggataagatagttcaaaaagagatatcttgtaacaagtgtaaagggaatcctaggaggagaagataaattttctcaaaagacatctacctctaagaagatttcttgaacaaacataacatcttctaccaaaataagggaaggaaaacaagaatgcctaccttcctcttattgctaggtaaagggattcttaatgaaggatgacacacttttgatcgAAAGTGAgggatttgtttgtaataaatatatattgccaagtgtaaaagaggttttattcaaggatacacacctcttgcataagtgagaatccttgagcaaataaCAACttcatgttggcaagagacactgtatcaGTAGAGATTAGTGCATGAGTAATGTTttggggttttcattgatggcaactcagatcagaAATAACATCTGATATATGTTGAATTGTATTACTGGAAGTTTGATGTCCATTTTACTTAAGACTAGAAGGTGGAATACAGAGCATGGGTACATTAAGAAGAACTCAATTTTGG is part of the Cryptomeria japonica chromosome 10, Sugi_1.0, whole genome shotgun sequence genome and harbors:
- the LOC131039318 gene encoding gibberellin-regulated protein 12; the protein is MMARTFYAALLIFLVFAVIAAEFSQAFSHDERILLQTRRKHKHTGFKQGECPGACSYRCSKTQHRKPCMFFCQKCCFKCRCVPPGTYGHKEVCPCYNNWKTQEGKPKCP